From the genome of Abyssicoccus albus, one region includes:
- a CDS encoding DUF6731 family protein translates to MGKSKKVTFNIFRTYTEEYNGPDFMKNERYNFYEFIESVQNLANEELFTIYQGEKLILQKVITHEPGFIHIQILKQREFDLPYQIKKNEEMKQTIEDNVINYDSSYEEEEVKLDDDSFLGEVMVLLYDIDNNALVVQSNRNCTSLRGVVDLFSTIYNEKIDKERESEKYTIINLAPILNRPRIDEAQSLEKYTELEIVVEDHDRFKNSQSVIDNDKTLGAQRIKLHYYLNTNDDKKKTLIRDQVKSFISKLSNNNKTITKMNVKGRNSEKDVIEKFELIEERLTFTYTFTSDKDNGTLNAQSIISEMTHSYKNKKVSGLTFRDLTNDL, encoded by the coding sequence ATGGGGAAGAGTAAAAAGGTTACTTTCAATATATTTAGGACATATACAGAAGAATATAATGGTCCAGACTTTATGAAAAATGAACGATATAATTTTTATGAATTTATTGAAAGTGTTCAAAACTTAGCAAATGAGGAATTGTTCACTATTTACCAGGGGGAAAAGTTGATTTTACAAAAAGTAATAACACATGAACCAGGTTTCATTCATATTCAAATTTTAAAACAAAGAGAATTTGATTTACCTTACCAAATAAAAAAAAATGAGGAAATGAAACAAACTATTGAAGATAATGTAATTAATTACGATTCATCATATGAAGAAGAAGAGGTAAAACTTGATGATGATTCATTTTTAGGAGAAGTAATGGTTTTACTTTATGACATTGATAATAACGCTTTAGTAGTTCAATCAAATAGAAATTGTACATCGCTTAGAGGTGTTGTAGATCTTTTTTCAACTATTTATAACGAGAAGATTGATAAAGAGAGAGAAAGTGAAAAGTATACAATTATAAATTTGGCACCAATTTTAAACAGACCCAGAATCGATGAGGCTCAATCATTAGAGAAATATACTGAATTAGAAATTGTTGTTGAAGATCATGATAGATTCAAAAATAGTCAATCTGTAATAGATAATGATAAGACATTAGGAGCACAAAGAATCAAATTGCATTATTATTTGAATACTAATGATGATAAAAAGAAAACATTAATTCGTGATCAAGTAAAAAGTTTTATTTCTAAACTTAGTAATAATAATAAAACTATAACTAAAATGAATGTAAAAGGGCGAAATTCAGAAAAAGATGTTATTGAAAAGTTTGAATTAATAGAAGAAAGATTAACTTTCACATACACATTTACCTCAGATAAAGATAATGGGACATTAAATGCTCAATCTATAATTAGTGAAATGACTCATTCATACAAAAATAAAAAAGTTTCTGGTCTGACCTTTAGAGATTTAACAAATGACTTATAA
- a CDS encoding NUDIX domain-containing protein encodes MSKFDEQIIVVDRKTLFNDEKNQFNGFLDMNEQSFAEIQSTFNDYEVMRRGDMEEDPSYKQLISYAIVESERGILVYERLSGGGEGRLHGLFSIGVGGHMNDIESMDNINEMMHENCVRELNEEIGLERNTEGELSVIGLINDDDNEVGRVHLGVVFKIRVDSSEVFPRESDTIKFDWVDHKSVSEVQPMESWSELIVKESQLFHQ; translated from the coding sequence ATGAGTAAATTTGATGAACAGATTATTGTAGTAGATCGTAAGACATTATTTAATGATGAAAAAAACCAATTCAATGGTTTTCTTGATATGAATGAACAGTCGTTTGCTGAAATTCAATCAACGTTTAATGACTATGAAGTAATGCGACGTGGGGATATGGAAGAAGATCCTTCGTATAAGCAATTGATTAGTTATGCGATTGTTGAGAGTGAGCGTGGTATATTGGTTTATGAACGTCTTTCTGGTGGTGGTGAGGGTCGTTTACATGGCTTGTTTTCAATTGGTGTTGGGGGTCATATGAATGATATCGAGTCGATGGACAACATTAATGAAATGATGCATGAAAATTGCGTGCGTGAGTTGAATGAAGAAATCGGTCTAGAGCGCAATACAGAAGGGGAACTATCAGTCATAGGCTTAATCAATGATGATGATAATGAAGTGGGTCGTGTTCATCTTGGTGTCGTGTTCAAAATTCGAGTGGACAGTTCAGAAGTGTTTCCTAGAGAAAGTGATACGATTAAATTTGATTGGGTCGATCACAAATCAGTGAGTGAAGTCCAACCAATGGAATCGTGGAGTGAACTGATTGTGAAAGAAAGTCAGTTGTTCCATCAATGA